From the genome of Pantoea alfalfae, one region includes:
- the ftsE gene encoding cell division ATP-binding protein FtsE — protein sequence MIRFEEVSKAYLGGRQALQGVDFHLRPGEMAFLTGHSGAGKSTLLKLICGIERPSAGKIWFSGHDISRLRNSEVPFLRRQIGMIFQDHHLLMDRSVYDNVAIPLIISGASGEDIRRRVSAALDKVGLLDKAKSYPIQLSGGEQQRVGIARAVVNKPAVLLADEPTGNLDDALSEDILRLFEEFNRVGVTVLMATHDSGLIARRNYRMMTLNQGRLHGGHDGQ from the coding sequence ATGATTCGCTTTGAAGAGGTCAGTAAGGCATATCTCGGCGGACGTCAGGCGCTGCAGGGGGTAGATTTCCATCTGCGTCCCGGCGAAATGGCGTTTCTGACCGGCCACTCCGGTGCCGGTAAAAGTACCTTGCTGAAGCTGATTTGTGGCATTGAGCGCCCGAGTGCCGGAAAAATCTGGTTCAGCGGCCATGACATTTCCCGCCTGCGTAACAGTGAGGTGCCTTTCCTGCGTCGTCAGATTGGCATGATCTTCCAGGATCACCACCTGCTGATGGATCGGTCGGTTTATGACAATGTGGCGATCCCGCTGATTATTTCCGGTGCCAGCGGCGAGGATATCCGTCGTCGCGTCTCGGCGGCGCTGGATAAAGTAGGCCTGCTCGACAAAGCGAAAAGTTATCCGATTCAGCTTTCGGGCGGTGAGCAGCAGCGTGTGGGCATCGCCCGTGCGGTGGTGAACAAGCCGGCCGTACTGCTGGCCGATGAACCGACCGGTAACCTCGACGACGCGCTGTCAGAAGACATTCTGCGCCTGTTCGAAGAGTTTAACCGCGTCGGCGTCACCGTCCTGATGGCGACGCATGACAGCGGCCTGATCGCCCGACGCAACTACCGGATGATGACGCTGAATCAGGGACGTCTGCACGGAGGCCACGATGGTCAATAA
- the ftsX gene encoding permease-like cell division protein FtsX, which translates to MVNKRIKRPAAPKAKQPSKSKSKALKGGWQEQWRYALRGTLSDMWRQPLATLLTVMVIAISLTLPSVCYMVWKNVSQAATQWYPAPQLTVYLSKTLDDTAAENVVAQLKQVEGVDNVNYLTREEALNEFRNWSGFGGAMDMLEQNPLPAVAIITPKLNFQNSDTMQSLRDRVSKVQGVDEVRMDDSWFARLAALTGLVGQIASMIGVLMIVAVFLVIGNSVRLSIFARRDTINVQKLIGATDGFILRPFLYGGALLGFSGAVLSLLLSEVLVLRLQSVVASVATVFGTTFSLEGFSWDEALLLLLIAAIIGWVAAWLATVQHLRRFTPQ; encoded by the coding sequence ATGGTCAATAAACGCATTAAACGTCCGGCTGCGCCGAAAGCTAAGCAGCCGTCGAAGTCGAAGAGTAAAGCGCTGAAGGGCGGCTGGCAGGAGCAGTGGCGCTATGCGCTGCGCGGTACGCTTTCGGATATGTGGCGTCAGCCGCTGGCTACACTGCTGACGGTGATGGTCATCGCCATTTCTCTGACGCTGCCCAGCGTCTGCTACATGGTGTGGAAAAACGTCAGTCAGGCGGCCACGCAGTGGTATCCGGCGCCGCAGTTGACCGTTTATCTCTCCAAAACGCTGGATGATACGGCGGCAGAAAACGTAGTGGCGCAGCTCAAGCAGGTCGAAGGCGTAGATAACGTCAACTACCTGACGCGGGAAGAGGCGCTGAATGAGTTCCGTAACTGGTCGGGCTTTGGTGGCGCAATGGATATGCTGGAGCAGAATCCGCTGCCTGCGGTAGCCATCATCACGCCTAAGCTCAACTTCCAGAACTCAGACACCATGCAGAGCCTGCGCGATCGGGTGAGCAAAGTGCAGGGCGTGGATGAAGTGCGAATGGATGACAGCTGGTTTGCGCGGCTGGCGGCACTGACCGGGTTGGTGGGGCAGATTGCCTCCATGATTGGCGTGCTGATGATTGTGGCGGTGTTCCTGGTGATCGGTAACAGTGTCCGCCTCAGCATCTTTGCGCGACGCGACACCATTAACGTGCAGAAGCTGATTGGTGCCACCGATGGCTTTATCCTGCGTCCATTCCTCTATGGCGGCGCGCTGCTGGGCTTCAGCGGTGCGGTGCTGTCGCTGCTGCTGTCAGAAGTGCTGGTGCTGCGTCTGCAGTCGGTCGTCGCCAGTGTGGCAACCGTATTTGGTACCACCTTCTCGCTGGAAGGCTTCTCCTGGGATGAAGCGCTGCTGCTGCTACTGATTGCGGCCATCATCGGCTGGGTGGCAGCCTGGCTGGCAACGGTACAACATTTACGTCGATTTACGCCGCAGTAA
- the rpoH gene encoding RNA polymerase sigma factor RpoH, whose translation MTKEMQTLAIAPLGNLESYVRAANTWPMLSAEEEKALAERLHYQGDLEAAKTLILSHLRFVVHIARNYSGYGLPQADLVQEGNIGLMKAVRRFNPEVGVRLVSFAVHWIKAEIHEYVLRNWRIVKVATTKAQRKLFFNLRKTKQRLGWFNQDEVEMVARELGVSSKDVREMESRMAAQDMTFDMSADDESSEGRSMAPVLYLQDKTSDFADGIEEDNWDAHAADKLSYAMEGLDERSQHIIRARWLDEDNKTTLQELADQYGVSAERVRQLEKNAMKKLRMAIEA comes from the coding sequence ATGACCAAAGAAATGCAAACTTTAGCTATTGCTCCTCTTGGCAACCTGGAGTCTTACGTCCGGGCTGCGAATACCTGGCCGATGCTCTCGGCTGAAGAGGAAAAAGCGTTGGCTGAACGGCTGCATTACCAGGGCGATCTGGAAGCAGCAAAGACGCTGATCCTGTCTCACCTACGCTTTGTAGTTCATATCGCTCGTAATTACTCCGGCTATGGTCTGCCACAGGCTGACCTGGTCCAGGAAGGCAACATCGGCCTGATGAAAGCGGTGCGTCGCTTCAATCCTGAAGTGGGCGTGCGTCTGGTTTCGTTCGCCGTGCACTGGATTAAAGCGGAGATTCACGAATACGTGCTGCGTAACTGGCGTATTGTGAAAGTCGCGACCACCAAAGCACAGCGTAAGCTGTTCTTTAACCTGCGTAAAACCAAGCAGCGTCTGGGCTGGTTCAATCAGGACGAAGTCGAGATGGTTGCGCGCGAGCTGGGCGTAAGCAGCAAAGACGTGCGCGAAATGGAATCGCGTATGGCCGCGCAGGATATGACCTTTGATATGTCTGCCGACGACGAGAGCAGCGAAGGCCGTTCGATGGCACCGGTGCTGTATCTGCAGGATAAAACCTCTGACTTTGCCGACGGCATCGAAGAGGATAACTGGGATGCGCATGCGGCTGACAAGCTGAGCTATGCGATGGAAGGTCTGGATGAGCGCAGTCAGCACATCATTCGCGCCCGCTGGCTGGACGAAGACAATAAAACCACGCTGCAGGAACTGGCCGATCAATACGGCGTATCCGCCGAACGTGTCCGGCAGCTGGAAAAGAACGCCATGAAGAAACTGCGTATGGCGATTGAAGCGTAA